Below is a genomic region from Medicago truncatula cultivar Jemalong A17 chromosome 3, MtrunA17r5.0-ANR, whole genome shotgun sequence.
TTGTGCATGTGGTTTCTCATTGAAGGATAAAGGTTAAGTGGTTAGAACTTAGAAGTGGCAACTACTATTTAACTCAAATAAGTAGTGCCAGCGCTGAAATGAAAGAAGCCTACTTTGATGCAATTAAAAAGGGCTACAACAACCTAAAAAAAACAGTGATGAATTATAAGTTTTTGCGAGCTTAATTTCTCATTTCATGATTCTTAAAAATTACTATCGTCTCAATTTACTCATCCAGACGTAAAAATGATATTGTTTAGTCGAGGTTTATCCATCTTCATTCATCTGGGCAtgagaaaaaacatttttccctGTTGAGATTGGTAATTTCATAGATGtgttaaaagtgaatttctagaAAAGCTTTTCCAACCTCCAAAAGCACCTGTACTTGCATTACTTATTTCTTCTTCTCGGTTGTAAAAATGGATTATGTTTGGATTGTTTCCCAACCGTTTTGATGTGCTTTTCTGTTTCTTGGGGCTTAGGCcatgcaaaaataaataaataaacttccACGGCATTCCTCTCAATTCCGGAAATAGTCCATATAGACATGGCAACGGGGCGGGTATAAGTTTTGCCTACCCCATTCCCAACTTTGATGGAGTTGGTTATCCCTGTCTCCAATTTCaagaaagatgaaaaatataaccTTAGATATAATGGGGTTCGAGTATCCCCATCCAATCTCGCATGAACTTAGATtcatttttgtacttttttttttttttttattaaaaacagtATATCAAAATTACGTCGATTCAACaatctcatttaaaataataatcaaaaatAGAGGAAACAATTTTGCTTAAGCCTCaccttaaaaatcaaaataaaaatataaatgtaatttaaaagtttgtttaagggtttcaaatttaaaaaaggtaaaaatgtaatatttatatGGACAAGACAGTTTTGACTATCAACGTCTCCATTACCCCACTCCCATCTTTTGAGATAAGGAAAAAGTACTCTTTAAAACACCTCACACACCAACAAGTAGTTACACTTACAACTAGGtggtttttagaaagaaaaaatatctttttttaaaattttgttttaagaagctaaattaatcCACATAAATTAACACAAGGGAGAATCGAGTTTGAACTTTAAGGAGGAACACTCAAAAAATCTCAAGCCAACACCACCAGACCAACCTAAGCGGCCTCACTCACCGCAATCTCCACCAGCTGCAACATGTCACTTAAaaagctttattttatttttatttttgaggaaGTCACTTAGCAAGCTTAACAACTTGATAAAATGTTGTTTGAACTGAGTTTAGTTGGTTAGAAGTTAGTTACAACCCGTAACTAGTTACTCGAGCTGCTTAGTTTACATCACATTTCAAATCACTGAATCTATGAGGTTTCTACTACTCTTAATTCTCTCTGCTGCACTTTCGTTTTCTTGCAATTTCTTGAGTTTTCTCTACAATTTCTTGCTTTTTCTCGAATTTTCTTCGATTTCTTCAATTTCTTGATTTTCATTTGAAGCTTTCATGGCACATAATATCAATGATCCTTCGCAAAAAAGTTTATCGTAATACTATGTTCATCCGAGTGAATATCCAAACTTTGTGACTTATAAAGCACAATTGGACGGTGCAAATTACTCGGCTTGGACTCCGGCTATATGGACAGAGCTTTAGACACCAAGAACAAGTTCCAATCAAACAACCTATTAAAACGCTTACTTACTAACTCCCCACCCTGCTgttattcattttcttcttaGTAAAACTATATATCCCCTCAATtaacaatcaattttttatcGAACATTTTTCTATACAAATTTGTCGTTAACACATATCCGTGTTCGAACAACAATGGGACAGAAAGTTGAGAGTACTGAAAGTCAAGCAGCATTTTAACCAACAAAGTAAAAATGTTATTCGAGATGAGGTCTGATTTGGAGAATCAAATTCTTATCCCTGAAGAATGAATACAAATGAATTTActtttgaagtttgaaaagTGAAATATACAACATACATGTCTTCTATGAATTTGCCTTTTAAGATAGATTAAAGTTGCACTTTACTTATGGGGGCAGTATTATGGAAAATGATGGATGTTGTAttgcaattaaaataagaaattagaACACACACACTTCTATTGTTTTCCACAAAATTACATGGAATTTAGTACGACCTACTCGAACTTCAACTAATATGAGAGAGCTAGTTAGAAAAGTGTTAGAGATCTGTATCGTTAAACACACTTTTGAAAGCATTAGCTCCTGTGAGAAGGAGTCATTTGAGTCTTTCCAACACACCACGATAACGCAAAAACTACTTTTACCATGTTCGTCATCAGAGAAATGAAACGccctagtgaaattttatgatataaaaacaaattgaacTCCAAAGACTTGCAACCTGataaatagaaggaaaaaaattgggCAACTGCAAAACACTGGTGTTAATTAAGCACATTTGCCTCTACTTTTTCTGCTTCAGTCAGTACCGTCTGCTGAAAAAATTCCCCGTAAATACTATAGAATGCtaatctaaaaatgtaaaacaaaaaacaaacgcATAACTGATGAAAGAATGAACCTGCAGTTCAGGAAAAAGACGATCATCAGCAACAACCACCatagtatgatgttatatgtaTGACACGAAATCAACCAACATAAAATGGAAACATTACTTCTATAAAGTTATGTGCCCTGTCGATACTCGAGTTGCTTTGTGTTCTCCAGTAAAATCTGTCAACCAATAAAGAAATTGGGAATTAAGCTATGTGATAGAAACCAGAAATCTGAAGGTAAACACTATATCTATTATTTCTGCAAATGGTTGAGCTTAGAGCTCTTATAATGGTGGAAACTGAAAAAGAAAGCTGAAAACTAAACCAGAGTTCAAGAACTCCTACACCAGAGCAGTATTGCTCCTGACCGACTCTAACAACTTAGCAGAATGAACGCCTCTTAACCATTCCATCTCTTTTATAACAGAACCACTCCCACTCACACTTCTTCTACTACCTTTTAGAAAGTGTGGTCATGTAAAGAGGGCCCAATGATTGGGTCAGCTAACCTAATGGACCTTGGGGTGTCCTATCACTATGAAATGAATGCAACAGTGTTTTTACTCCTGTATCAAATAAATAAGACAGGTTCTTACTTCTCACATGTAGTTTGCAATTGCTTTGCAACCTTCCGTGGCCAATTGCATAACATTTTCCAAAATGTCAATTGGTAGTTTAGAATCCATCTACATATTGCATTTTTTAGTAGCTGCTGTAACAGCCATTTAGCAGCTACTACAGTGAACTTTTTGTTAAAATCTAAAAAAGCCCTCAATTTGTAGTCGTTTTTAAGAGTTTTGGTCATTTGACCCtgcaacttttttgttttatattggGTTGAAATATTGGTAGGCCTGTTCATGGCTCAGTTTTCTGAGAAAATCAAACTGAACTAGAATATCAATTCACCCTAGCTGAACACTTATCATCATCTTTATGAACTGCACCAAACTAATTTTCCAACTCAATGCACTAGATTCTATGGTTTTGAACTAAACAATTTTACAATGACAGAATTTAATTGCATGTGTATGCAGAATCAAACTGAACATTGGTCCTAGTTCTTCTTCATGGGATGCCAATGACTTGATTCAATAACAGAGGTAACTTAGACGAGCAAATGATTCTGTAAAAGAATTGCCAAACATCCACCAGAGAGTAAAGGTTCAAGTCACTCCATCAATaatcttcatcaaaagcaaAAGGGAAATTTAGGAagtaaaaaagtaaaacaaatgGTTTGAATTTGTCTCCTGAAGTGAGGGATGCATTTCAGATGGTAAAGTTTGAAGTTATAACATGCAAATGTATCACAAAGTACAACTTGATTTTTCAACAGGATTATAACTCATACTTTTCCTCTAAAGTGCAGTTCTTGCTTTAAAGGAATCAAAGCCATAACCTAGGCCTAATGATGAGAACAATTTTGGAAGGAGGGAGAGGAAATACAGCTTCAAAAGCATCAGCCTCTATGTGACCGTGTTAATAGCCAATGACACGGAGCAAGATGAAGAATTGAAAGAGAGATGGGTCCCCAAGGATCCCAAGGCCTCTATAAAAAGGCAAATACATGCTAAGAACATTATAAACTTTCACATTTAAGAAAAAAGCTACACAATCCGTTAGGACCAGgtacaaacataaataaattctttttttcctGAGTTAATTTACTTCCCTGACTACAAAAGAAATATAGAgaaaatcattaataaaaatttacctGAAGAAGCGTCACTTTATCCAACTTCGGAAAAATTCCTACAGTTACATCAGGAACCCCAGCACTGTCTTCTACATAGTTCAAATCTGTCCATATTGATTCAGAAACTTTCAATAACTATGACAAACCATGCAGTGCTATATCAAAAGTTGacagaaacaacaaaaacagacaGGCCGCCCTTGTCAAATACCCAATTAATATTTTCAGTGATGCAAGATATATACCAAGTAGAGCGGTGCTATTGAGGTATCCGGCACTACAGGAAGTTACAAGATCACGCACAGGGATCCCAGCATCGGCTAGGGCCAACGTTGCTGCATTTATACAAGCAGATCTAGTTCCTGCAAGAGGCATGTTACGAACAAAAGTTATATAAAAGTACAGAGACTCGTTTTAAACATTGCCAACAATTAACAAGAGAATGGTTTTTCAAAAGAGcacaatgaaaaataatgacaatAAGAGGAGAAAATGATCACAATATCCTATTATCAGGCATGAATTACCTCCATCTGCTTGGAGAACTTGGACATAAATATCTATCTGAAAATTAAATAACCTAATCattccaaaaagaaaatactCAATCTAcactgattaaaaaaaaagtttcaaagaCTGTAATAAAACCTGGGAACGGGGCATTAAATGTGTCAAGATGCGTTCTTCCATGGTTTGTCTGATAACTAGAGAAATTTCAGTGGATCTCCTGTAGCATgggtaaatttcaaaaatatagaAGTAAAGGTCGTCCCATCATTCAAGGGTTAGGGAACCTTGCAAGAAGAACCAATTTAACAAACTCTGAAACACAAAATGCGGGACAATCTATGTCTAAAACATTGAGCACCAGGTCTGTTACGAACAAAGGACAATGGATGGAGAATCaatagaaagaaatgaaaagaaaaaaaaaagttttatttaaagaatgaaaatagGAGGAGACTCTCCTCTAATGGTATCCCTTTCACAAAGGGCTGCTACTTTATCCATTCAAAATACAACAAACAAATGTACCAGATCCCTCGCTCATCCTTATTTATCCTATTTATGTTTTATACACGATATCCTCTCAAACTACTAAACTTCTCTTACTAGCTTCCCTTCTAAGTTCTAACTACTTAACTTCTCTCATTAACTAAATAACTATAATGGTAGATCTTAACAATTCCCACGCATAATCTCCACGCCATGTTTCTGCTAAAGTTTCCTTCAGAATCAGCTGGTCCCTGGTAAGATTATCATAATTCAATGATCAGTCGTGCCTGTTTCCAATAAGTTGATATTTCCAGCCAAGCTGCTCAACTAGAGACTTTTCTGAAAGATAAGCTGCTAAACCACCATAACCCATCATACAAGCTAGTTTAGCAGCACTTTGATTACCAAAGTTTTGTCCACTTTATCCGTGAACAAAATCAGGATTTACCTTAACAGTCAACAGAGTTACAACCattcatattgatttatttgagtttatcgaCTGACATGAACACTTGTATGTATATCAACATCGTGCAAAAAGACTGGAAAATTAAACAGGCAAATAAGAAATAACCTGTCGCCCTTCGGTTTCCTCATGCGATCGCCATTAGCTTTGGATACAGCACCAATTTCAGCTCGAATTTGACGCATCTAGGATTGTataaagagaaggaaaaaaaaaaacttgtgaaattgaaaaatagaaagaaaatgaattgtAGAAAAAAGAGTAGTACCTACTTCCATGGGTCTGCGACCATCCAAGCGAAGTCCTTCTGGGCTCACGTATTCCATTTTTTGgtgttcaaattcaaaaaaaattgtgaaggcAATGTTGTTTTGCGATACTTTGTCCTTTGCTTCAACCGCGGCGCTTAAGCGCGCAATCCTGGAATTTGAACTCTTTTTGTCTTTAGGGAAGAATGAATGCTAATGGGCCTCTTCAAAAGAAAGTTGATTGGTCTATCAGAATTGTGTCAAACCCCGGCTCAGACGAGTTTATGAGTACACTAGAACTTTTACCCGTGCGGAATGGAGAAGTTAAtataacatcaacaatattttaGGACATACAACAGGTGttcacatatttttaaatatctcTTTCTACACTACATTTGAAGTGGTGTAATTACACTCCTCATTGTCATGCGTTAATAATATCTTCAAACCATCTCTTAATGTAACTCGAGATACTTACTTAAAATTGAGTTGATACTAACACTTAATTATCTAAAATTACATGCACgacaaaagaaatattattcTGAGCAGTTTCCATGAattgagcaaaaaataattagaaCACAGGGAAAAACTACtatgttatataaatataagcaaCAAACGATCAACAAAGATAAATTTAATCCATGCCAATGCCGTCAATGGGGACTGTATTTTGACAtcttttgttgaatttatgcATAGAAGAAGTGTGAACCATAATGATTAATAAGCAAGAGAGCTGACATGTAACTCTTAAAGGATTTCGGCCTAAACAAAGGAGGGATGTTGATGCCAATTGAACATGTTTGCTTGCCAATTTGCTGAGAAAAATAAAggtattattatatattaggTAATATTATAAATGTAACATTGACATATTAGCCTCTTCCTGATTCACTTTGGACACTAATATCAATCATATCATAGTTGTTCTAAACCTTGCAGTAACTAATGGTGCAAACTCCGATATATATGTCTCATAGGTTTTGATTCATCAGCATACCACTTTTTCTCAGCCTTCTcctcttgtttctttttcttttcccttgGAACAAAGCTTCCCTCTTCTTTAGCAACACAGTCTGACTTTGTTTTTGCATATTGAATTCTCATAGGTTTTACATAAAATGGGAAGTTTTGCATCTGTCGGACTGCATTACTGGCAGCAGTTACTTCACTAAAACAAACCATTGTAAAACATTTGTCTTACATTATAAAATTTCTAAACAAATGTCACATTATTAGAAATTTAGAAATGGATTCCAATGCAAATTAACATAATCACAACTGATTAGCagattgaagatttttttttaggttcaaACATTTAATTCGTTGAAGAAAAGCTGGTTCACAGCTTCTAAAAAGAGGTTACAACAGTTCAGTAGGGGCATTCCCTATCCAAGCTTTAAATCCTACAGTCTTAGAAAGAATGGCCATGTCATGTGCCTCTACATTAAAACATCTTTTTACATGGATAATTCTAGCAATAGTAAAAGAGTTTAGTAGCTATTTACAGTCTAGTATAACAGTGTCAATTCCAGCAGTGAAACTCTTTCCTAAGATGTAGTTTACTTCATTCTCAGCATCAGATGCAATTATCAAGCTTGAGATACCTCTTTCTAGAGCAGATTGCACATTGCAGACCCCATCGCACACCTAAAGCTTCTGCTAAGGCTGGCTCTACTGCAATTTCTTCCAATCTGCAGGTTTTAAAAACAACGGCTCCATCATGATTTTTCACAATCAAACCCAACCCAACAAAAAGAAAGCTGCTAAATCTTGCAAGATCCATCCCCAACTAGGAAATTCAAATGAGCATGCAACGGTTACTAACATCCTCAACGTCATATTCAACAATATATGACCTATACTTCATTCTCGTTTTGTTGATTGCCTTGTCCAAATCTGAAACAGGGCTCTTCACGAAAGGACATGTTTAACATTAAACACCAATATTAGTAACGTACAAAACTCAACATGAAAAGATAGGGATGAATgcaaacaatgataatatatttaCCGGTCAAGCAGTGGTAAGAAAGTAGGGTTTCAATGTTTCTAACAAAGATGCTCGAGTTGGAAGATTTAGATAAGCAGTAACGATATGGTTCATGAGTATCTGGTTTGCATACATATATAGCAATAAAAGATGGGGAAGATAAACGATTGTTTGCATTGGAAACACCCAAAATAATGCTGAGTGGAAATTAAACGTGACTGATTGCATGGGGTATTCCAAAGTGTATGGTTCTGTTTAGAATTACCACATAAATACAGATAAAGAGGAAAATTAGCATTAATTGTTGGAAAGAAGTTGGAAAAGCGCCACATTAGCCAAgaagaatttgaaatttcattttcactcTCAGCAAGGCAGAATATTAGGATTTTGAATTGCAACATCATATGGAGggaatttttttagggttgCATCTATTATATAGGAAACAAACTTAATTGGGATACCATTCTACATGCATTGGAAATCGAAAAGAGAGGCTGAGTGGAGAGATTGGTGTTTTCCATACGGCACAACAatagaaattaattaaatgcaGTTCATTGTATCaccaaattaataaaaaaggcATGTTAAATATTGCTAcgttttttgaatttcatttggtGGAATATTGAAAGAATTAGGGTTAACACTAACAACAATTAATACAACATTTTGAGAGGGAAATTTTTAGGGTTAAGTGATTGCTAACCTAATAACATTAAGGAGTAAGGGATTTGTAGTTAAACTAGTGTCGTGCCCGTGCGACGCACATGCGGAAAACGGTCGATATTTGACTACACGTCGTCGACATTCTACATGACACATcattcaaaaattaatattacgTGCGTAACAGCCGACGACACAACACATATTGAACGATGTGGACACCACACGGGCACAAAAGCGTAGAACACTAAAACTTTAAAATCTTCTACAAATTATTCTTGCATCAATTCTCTATTTCAAACGTGAAATTCAACACTAGGTTTGACATTGCATTATCACAAAATTCAACCATGCATCCAATACATTTGATCGATTATCAACAACGTTAGGATTAATTTTCACTTACATAAATAAACAACGAATACAattgaggactaatttgatcATGATGACCAAATTAAATGTTACGACCAACAACAAATTCATAAAACATTACAACGGTAAAACTATGAAAATACTACATTAATATATCTGACGCTTGGATGGTATTACTGTCGGCCACATACTACACGACATCACCGTGACACATACAAATATCATCCCAATGCAAGAAGAAATAGAAACGAATCACCACCTTCACCTCTAATTCCAAAAACGAAatccaaaacattaaaaaaaaaatacaatgtacagagcacttaaaaaaaagtactccGTTAATATATGTGACACATGTGTGAAATTACCAATGGCTACAGACCACGCAACTTCAACACGAGTCCACGACAcataaacaaaaactaaaactaaGAAAGTTATAAATTTCTTGGATAACTTTTTGTAACAATTATTTTGGGATAACAATTACATTTTGCGACATTCCTCATATTATTCTTGTTCCATTTCgagttattaaaattaattttaagttttctaCTATGATACCACCACGACATAGGATCACAAACTAAAACTAAGAAAGATATAAATTTCTTGGATCAATTCTTGCACTAATTCATTTGGGATAACAcatgaaatattttcttaaaactcATTTCAGTACATGAAAGAAAACTCACCAAATTACGTATGAATTTGGGcttgaatatatataaaaaaataaaaataaaataaagaattggCCTGAGCTGGTGTGATAATAACCACACCTTCAAGAGATCTGCCCCATACCAGTGATATCACTATACCACTTTGTGGAGATTTAAATATATCGATAATTAAAATCGatgcaaaattatttaaaatctcacaaaataaGAAGCACAACATAAAAAGTGATTGGAATAGcaacaaaaaatgaaacatCGATTGAAAAACTACgagaaagcataaaataaagaaatagtTATATAGCTAATTGATtggaatagaaacaaaaaatgaaacataGGCATAAAATAAGAAGTCAATTGAAAGAATACGAAAAAAGGGTAATATTGAAATTAGGAGAAAAAACCTAAAGAAAGAAATAAGCAGGTAAAAATTAGGAGAAAGAAAGAATTGAAACACGGTATTGGAATAGAATCGTTCGAGAGGGTGGGAGTAGAAGGAGGTATTTTGAGGAACAAAAGAAGAGCATCTCATAATTTTTATGTTATCAAATTGTTAATCCACCAAAAACTAActataaaaataacaaagaatgAGTAGGAACAAattagaaataaatttaaattatcattttttattagtGCACCAACCAACAAATTAAATCAGGATATGATAATTTATGTCTTTCCATATATCATGTGCCTCAAATAGACCataaatgtttatttatttatttatttttatggaaaatacGTTATCTGGATTTTAATGTTAGGGTGAACTCATCTtgctttagatttttttttttttttttttaggattaaagataaaatatattaagagttaaaaaacaaaaaggtaatattgaaatttttataatttgcaGGGGTGAACGTACATATGCAAAAGGTATAAGGtaaaattttcatgttttgattcactatatcattttttttttcctattagaTTTGTAATTATAATAGTACTCACGCTTATGACATTACTCTATTATCATGAGTTTCCAAAGTTTTTCATTTGCTTTGAGAAGTTCATAACATGTTACATTTGGTCACGACAATTTTAACCAACTAGATTAGTTTTTTCATTTGGAGTGTGCAAGGGTTTCATTGACAGGGACAAATCCTATAGAACCAAATATCAACTTGGAACAATTCTCATCTCACACACTCAAGTTGTAGTCATGTAGATAAAATTTCCATGGACAACAACCATATATGAATGGCATTTTGACTATTTGACTCACAAAACATCATCACTGTATCTTTCAATTGGTCTGTTTGTCTTCTATTCAAAGTTCACTGGTTGAGGGATCAATCCTTATAGTCTCTTGGAAGCTCCTTAACAAATTCTTGTTTGTGTCCACATTATGTATTGTTCCCACGTATCAAATCATTGTgaagatatatttattatacaaTAATAACACAATGATAAATATTGAAAACTTGTTATTGCTACTATAAaccaaagagaaatgatatttatataacca
It encodes:
- the LOC11422609 gene encoding exosome complex component RRP41 homolog isoform X1, whose protein sequence is MEYVSPEGLRLDGRRPMEMRQIRAEIGAVSKANGDRMRKPKGDRRSTEISLVIRQTMEERILTHLMPRSQIDIYVQVLQADGGTRSACINAATLALADAGIPVRDLVTSCSAGYLNSTALLDLNYVEDSAGVPDVTVGIFPKLDKVTLLQILLENTKQLEYRQGT
- the LOC11422609 gene encoding exosome complex component RRP41 homolog isoform X2; translation: MRQIRAEIGAVSKANGDRMRKPKGDRRSTEISLVIRQTMEERILTHLMPRSQIDIYVQVLQADGGTRSACINAATLALADAGIPVRDLVTSCSAGYLNSTALLDLNYVEDSAGVPDVTVGIFPKLDKVTLLQILLENTKQLEYRQGT